From one Colletotrichum destructivum chromosome 3, complete sequence genomic stretch:
- a CDS encoding Putative berberine/berberine, FAD-binding domain, PCMH-type, FAD-binding, type PCMH, subdomain 2: MVRLSGLAAFAAATLASSAQAQVQGNLETCLETAGLITSFPETNASFPNDVRSWQRRITPTPAGVAWPRTTEEVAAALACAREAKVRVAARDGGHCYGSYSLPEAGLTVNMTYFQEVSYDEASGLLTYGGGGLVSPVVSWLWKTHGARFPHVRANMVGLVGSSIGGGFGSLSRMLGTPMDFLEGATYMLYNGTVVKTSRTENPDLFWALQGAGSSYGIILSLTTRTWKPEHPQAINYTITLTDNSLEAGADALLAIQDHYLSGQWPDELTMRWSLTAPPYTGSGFYWGNPDDFDDILAPLVAKLPAGTRLDRTVQDFWAVENVATPSIDIPIDTFPPRSFYLQALVLREDQPFTKASATALYNFTTVAFNRTDLTKFGFIDLWGGEPTRTLSDDDTSFAHANSLWLIRWEGRLATGLTEFPADGIQYMQDGFEPFKQQLAAEGVPLRGFVNYRDTALAVDQWSERLYGKNYAKLQQLKTVYDPEGMFTAHPQSIPLPGQQPPAAVN; this comes from the coding sequence ATGGTCCGCCTCTCCGgtctcgccgccttcgcggcGGCTACGCTCGCCTCGAGCGCCCAGGCGCAGGTCCAGGGGAACCTCGAGACGTGCCTCGAGACGGCCGGCCTCATCACGTCGTTCCCCGAGACCAACGCCTCATTCCCCAACGACGTCCGCTCGTGGCAGCGCCGCATCACACCGACcccggccggcgtcgcctGGCCGCGCACGacggaggaggtcgccgccgccctcgcctgCGCCCGGGAGGCCAAGgtccgcgtcgccgcccgcgacggaGGCCACTGCTACGGCTCCTACAGCTTgcccgaggccggcctcaccGTCAACATGACGTACTTCCAGGAGGTCAGCTACGACGAGGCCTCCGGGCTGCTCacctacggcggcggcggcctcgtcagCCCCGTCGTCAGCTGGCTCTGGAAGACGCACGGCGCCCGCTTCCCCCACGTCCGCGCCAACAtggtcggcctcgtcggctcctccatcggcggcggcttcggctcGCTGTCCCGCATGCTCGGCACCCCGATGGActtcctcgagggcgccacCTACATGCTCTacaacggcaccgtcgtcaaGACCTCGCGCACCGAGAACCCAGACCTCTTCTGGGCTCTCCAGGGCGCCGGCAGCTCCTACGGCATCATCCTGAGCCTCACCACCCGCACCTGGAAGCCCGAGCACCCGCAGGCCATCAACTACACCATCACCCTTACCGACAACTCcctcgaagccggcgccgacgcgcTGCTCGCTATCCAGGACCACTACCTCTCCGGCCAGTGGCCCGACGAGCTGACGATGCGCTGGTCCCTGACGGCTCCCCCCTACACCGGCTCCGGCTTCTACTGGGGCAACCCggacgactttgacgacatCCTCGCgcccctcgtcgccaagctgccGGCCGGCACGCGCCTCGACCGCACCGTCCAGGACTTCTGGGCCGTCGAGAACGTCGCCACGCCCTCCATCGACATCCCCATCGACACGTTCCCGCCGCGCAGTTTCTACCTgcaggccctcgtcctccgcgAGGACCAGCCCTTCACCAAGGCCTCGGCCACCGCCCTCTACAACTTCACCACCGTCGCCTTCAACCGCACCGACCTGACCAAGTTCGGCTTCATCGACCTCTGGGGCGGCGAGCCCACCCGCACGCTgtcggacgacgacaccTCCTTCGCCCACGCCAACAGCCTCTGGCTCATCCGCTGGGAGGGCCGCCTCGCCACCGGCCTCACCGAGTTCCCGGCCGACGGCATCCAGTACATGCAGGACGGCTTCGAGCCCttcaagcagcagctcgccgccgagggcgtgcCCCTGCGCGGCTTCGTCAACTACCGCGACACCGCCCTGGCCGTCGACCAGTGGAGCGAGCGCCTGTACGGCAAGAACTACGCcaagctgcagcagctcaaGACCGTCTACGACCCGGAGGGCATGTTCACCGCCCACCCGCAGAGCATCCCCCTGCCGGGCCAGCAGCCGCCCGCTGCCGTCAACTAA
- a CDS encoding Putative pyruvate/Phosphoenolpyruvate kinase-like domain superfamily, producing MSNDLAQELKRLHTPASPIVFANVWDLASLNAVRSLNTPESTPVRAIATASWAIAAALGVKDEDLTLEQNMAAIAQIAPAATAAGLPLSVDLQDGYGEQIEDVVASAVGLGAVGANIEDSIPSAGFGRGIDGSLYGLEAQVVRLRRALAAARAAGCADFVLNARCDVFRLEPYCADDDETALREAARRGRAYLEAGATTVFFWGGSGRGLRTSEVQVLVRELGGRARRAFDGAAGRDRSGEDQRRAEPVSRGDGGRQGCGEEDSLGGDVGSVSHVQFVCSVRMSRIGYRDCDEALEVFCCS from the coding sequence ATGAGCAACGATCTCGCCCAAGAGTTGAAGCGGCTTCACACGCCCGCGTCGcccatcgtcttcgccaacGTCTGGGACCTCGCCTCCCTCAACGCCGTCCGGTCCCTCAACACGCCCGAGTCCACACCGGTCAGGGCCATCGCAACCGCGTCCTGGGCCATCGCGGCGGCCCTGGGcgtcaaggacgaggacctcaCGCTCGAGCAAAacatggccgccatcgcccagATCGCacccgccgcgacggccgccggcctgcccCTCTCCGTCGACCTACAGGACGGCTACGGAGAGCAGATTGAGGACGTGGTCGCGTCGGCGGTCGGGCTCggggccgtcggcgccaacaTCGAAGACAGCATCCCCTCGGCCGGGTTCGGCAGGGGTATTGACGGCTCGCTCTACGGACTCGAAGCGCAGGTCGTCCGGTTGAGGcgggcgctggcggcggcgcgcgcgGCCGGGTGCGCCGACTTCGTGCTCAACGCGCGGTGCGACGTGTTCCGGCTCGAGCCGTACTGCGCTGATGACGATGAGACGGCGCTGAGGGaagcggcgcggcgcgggcgggcgtACTTGGAGgccggggcgacgacggtgttCTTCTGGGGCGGTTCGGGGCGGGGACTCCGGACGTCGGAGGTCCAGGTGCTCGTCCGGGAGCTCGGGGGACGGGCCAGGCGCGCTTTCGACGGcgcagctggccgagatcGGAGTGGCGAGGATCAGCGTCGGGCCGAGCCTGTATCTCGTGGCGAtggaggccgtcaaggatGCGGCGAGGAGGATTCTCTCGGGGGGGACGTTGGCAGCGTGAGCCATGTTCAGTTCGTATGTTCAGTTCGTATGTCACGTATCGGCTACCGAGATTGCGATGAGGCTTTGGAAGTCTTTTGTTGTTCATGA
- a CDS encoding Putative choice-of-anchor B domain-containing protein, with protein MRTAHLALAVGALSGVTVAKELEPNAELSAWYNTGAAHQENMEYKAAQWEQAEAEGKFDSTQWTGRVKDYLACKDGKVEIVKGDPLQTFRCKDLDLYDFQPHAAFGNSTGRGSGSWGWTSPDGREFFAIGQRDGTAFAEISKKGKLIYLGTLPYYSEPSIWREIKTYKNYLVVGSEAPGHGIQFFDLRKLLTIDPKNPVVFSNQKDLTAHWTEALPLGRSHNVVVNEEKGYAVAVGAQPRRNLPCDSGLQFLDLADITNPLYLGCAAGDGYVHDAQCIVYRGPDVKYWGRDICYGYNEDTLTIYDVTHKNSTNIISRTSYEGATYTHQGWVFDPNWQDFLILDDEIDERNKTGPAADGFPVTYFWDIRSLERPKQTGIFKGTVRSVDHNQFVHRGLAYQSNYGAGLRVLDVSSVRWDPTAKHVREVAYFDIFPEDDGEPGGGVTNYTGTWSHYPYFKSGFVVINTIERGVWVVKRSSPWWWPW; from the exons ATGAGAACGGCTCACTTGGCTCTCGCCGTTGGTGCCCTCTCGGGGGTCACCGTCGCCAAAGAGCTGGAGCCCAACGCCGAGCTCTCGGCTTGGTACAACACCGGCGCCGCTCACCAGGAGAACATGGAGTACAAGGCT GCTCAATGGGaacaggccgaggccgagggcaagTTCGACTCGACTCAATGGACGGGGCGCGTCAAGGACTACCTCGCCTGCAAGGACGGTAAAGTCGAGATCGTCAAGGGAGATCCCCTCCAGACCTTCCGATGCAAGGAT CTCGACCTCTACGACTTCCAGCCTCACGCGGCCTTTGGCAACTCCACCGGCAGGGGCTCCGGCTCCTGGGGCTGGACGTCTCCCGACGGCAGGGAGTTCTTTGCCATCGGGCAGCGGGACGGCACGGCGTTCGCCGAGATCtccaagaagggcaagcTGATCTACCTCGGCACGCTGCCGTACTACTCGGAGCCAAGCATCTGGCGCGAGATCAAGACGTACAAGAActacctcgtcgtcggcagcgaggccCCGGGCCACGGCATCCAGTTCTTTGACCTGCGCAAG CTCCTCACCATCGACCCCAAGAAccccgtcgtcttctccaacCAGAAGGACCTGACGGCGCACTGGACCGAGGCGCTGCCGCTCGGCCGCAGCcacaacgtcgtcgtcaacgaggagaagggctacgccgtcgccgtcggcgcccagccGCGCCGCAACCTGCCCTGCGACTCGGGCCTGCagttcctcgacctcgccgacatcaCGAACCCCCTGTACCTAGGgtgcgccgccggcgacggctaCGTCCACGACGCCCAGTGCATCGTGTACCGCGGGCCCGACGTGAAGTACTGGGGCCGCGACATCTGCTACGGATACAACGAGGACACCTTGACGAT CTACGACGTCACGCACAAGAACTCGACCAACATCATCTCCCGCACCAGCTACGAGGGCGCGACCTACACGCACCAGGGCTGGGTCTTCGACCCCAACTGGCAGGacttcctcatcctcgacgacgagatcgacgagCGCAATAAGACGggcccggccgccgacgggtTCCCCGTGACGTACTTCTGGGACATCCGGTCGCTCGAGCGGCCCAAGCAGACGGGCATCTTCAAGGGCACCGTCCGCAGCGTCGACCACAACCAGTTCGTGCACCGCGGGCTCGCGTACCAGAGCAACTACGGCGCGGGCCTGCGCGTGCTCGACGTCTCGTCCGTCCGCTGGGACCCGACGGCCAAGCACGTCCGGGAGGTCGCCTACTTTGACATCttccccgaggacgacggcgagccgggcggcggcgtgacCAACTACACGGGCACCTGGAGCCACTACCCGTACTTCAAGAGCGGCTTTGTCGTCATCAATACCATCGAGCGCGGCGTGTGGGTTGTCAAGCGGTCGAGCCCGTGGTGGTGGCCCTGGTAG
- a CDS encoding Putative GNAT domain, acyl-CoA N-acyltransferase encodes MPLTMRRATPADVPDLAAIYFSAFHDNPVAMACFPASSPACRDFIAASFTEEMADPRAHWLVVTDPDAPESPDQPIACAKWVGPPAAAAGEPNVHPPPAIDAWPKEGDPAFADRFFGGINRRHAEIMADVPHYYLELIVCRTEHQGKGAASPLLRWGCERADEDGLLAFLEAVPAARPVYERYGFRTVDRLEITAPGGGTVTQVFMLREGRAADDYGRVVAGLGKSE; translated from the coding sequence ATGCCCCTCACCATGCGCCGGGCCACCCCGGCCGACGTCCCggacctcgccgccatctaCTTCTCCGCCTTCCACGACAACCCGGTAGCAATGGCCTGCTtcccggcctcctcgcccgcgtGCCGCgacttcatcgccgcctccttcacggaggagatggccgaccCGCGCGCCCACTGGCTCGTCGTGACGGACCCGGACGCCCCGGAATCCCCCGACCAGCCCATCGCCTGCGCGAAATGGGTCGGtccccccgccgccgccgccggcgagcccAACGTCCATCCGCCccccgccatcgacgcctGGCCGAAAGAGGGCGACCCGGCCTTCGCCGACCGCTTCTTCGGCGGCATCAACCGGCGCCACGCCGAGATCATGGCCGACGTCCCGCACTACTACCTCGAGCTCATCGTCTGCCGGACCGAGCACCAGGGCAAGGGCGCCGCGAGCCCCTTGCTGCGCTGGGGCTGCGAGagggccgacgaggacggcctgctggccttcctcgaggccgtcccGGCGGCCCGGCCCGTCTACGAGCGGTACGGCTTCCGCACGGTCGATCGGCTGGAGATCACGGCGCCGGGTGGCGGGACCGTGACGCAGGTTTTCATGCTGAGGGAGGGCAGGGCAGCGGACGACTATGGGCGCGTGGTGGCCGGGCTGGGCAAGTCGGAATAG
- a CDS encoding Putative large ribosomal subunit protein bL9/RNase H1 has product MMAANIPITPDKRGHTPTPDSMRQRRAPEPEPEYISLVSGDEEEHTSPNHRAALHNGSCSASFSQDTPSSSAAHEADRVGDRVDKLMADYTRNIPRQLYGKKAKYYVVWKGHQCGIFLDWDTCRAQVTGFKGNKYQSTKTYEDAVAILRQGLSERLEESHEALRHRMRDEMTYEPPRAPSSEMRNEVRNELPYQPPKEMRNEPRNETRIEILTPEPSRHAQDLLPPPPELTPPATNAAIAAPPTPTTSPEAGRVELPREPVLCKEQQDALDLAVQGRNLFITGSGGCGKSVLVKAIHKKLLAMNKVVHLLAPTGQAALNIGGRTIFSYAAWVPEYMRKSLEDFIKASRRKRTWERLIKTQVLIIDEISMVENQVFERLSRIMTRIRYDAERSTPGFCPPAQSLAPFGGVQIIVVGDFCQLPPVKPFGNCLACGTPMVRTGTSTTGIWYTCPKDDEHGVFREEDKWAFKAPEWEECKFIYVQLTKIHRQQDEEFVRILQKCRLGEDLEAADRRLLLRHPSEVENGTRLYSHRTYVDEHNKEEFAKLKGRVREYWALDQFRSRYGYGSDEGAHGEIEDVGDPSRDAIAEEELEKHTIYDDPTGRAPTSRKQLVSLGDHRYHHCLALKLRMPVILLSNINLEAGLCNGSQGVICGFVPASGPKSLTEPQKSDYKLDEDAYQAALEKYKRSLTAPRLETFGEPQRKNYEDDEDGFQSAKQRYDQNQVYLENNGRELLLPEVRFANGLRRVIGPDTTVNWVGTKSPYSFLSRTQIPLVPGWALTIHKSQSLSLDRVIVKLAAVFEKGQAYVALSRARSLRGLRIDETNEAELVKGLQLDAEVRRFLQAFNDRIALQDSVASTTSIVRELSPDLPGSPETF; this is encoded by the exons ATGATGGCCGCAAATATCCCAA TCACGCCCGACAAACGCGGCCACACACCGACACCGGATTCGATGCGCCAACGACGCgcgcccgagcccgagcccgaatACATCAGCCTCGTATCTGGCGATGAAGAGGAGCATACCAGTCCCAATCACCGCGCAGCGCTGCACAACGGGTCGTGTTCGGCAAGCTTCTCACAAGACACCCCATCATCGTCTGCCGCCCACGAGGCTGATCGGGTCGGCGACCGAGTCGACAAGTTGATGGCGGATTACACGCGAAACATACCTCGTCAACTATACGGCAAGAAGGCAAAGTACTACGTGGTCTGGAAAGGCCACCAGTGCGGCATATTCCTAGACTGGGATACGTGTCGGGCACAGGTCACTGGCTTCAAGGGCAACAAAT ACCAGTCCACCAAGACCTACGAAGATGCT GTCGCCATTCTGCGCCAAGGGCTCTCCGAACGGTTGGAGGAGTCGCACGAGGCTCTGCGTCACCGCATGCGCGACGAAATGACCTACGAACCGCCTAGAGCACCGTCCTCCGAAATGCGTAATGAAGTGCGCAACGAACTGCCCTACCAACCGCCCAAAGAAATGCGCAACGAACCGCGTAACGAAACGAGGATCGAGATACTCACGCCGGAGCCGTCCCGCCACGCGCAAGATCTTCTCCCCCCGCCACCTGAACTCACACCTCCCGcgaccaacgccgccattgcagcgccgccgacgccgactaCCAGCCCGGAGGCTGGGAGGGTGGAACTGCCCCGGGAACCCGTTCTCTGCAAGGAACAGCAAGACGCCTTGGATCTTGCCGTCCAAGGGCGCAACCTCTTCATCACTGG GTCGGGCGGTTGCGGCAAATCGGtcctcgtcaaggccatTCACAAAAAGCTCTTGGCCATGAACAAGGTCGTCCACCTCCTCGCACCCACGGGCCAGGCTGCTCTCAACATCGGAGGTAGGACGATCTTCAGTTACGCCGCCTGGGTACCTGAATACATGCGAAAGTCACTCGAGGATTTTATCAAAGCGTCGCGTCGTAAACGCACCTGGGAGCGGCTCATAAAGACCCAGGTCCTCATTATCGACGAGATCAGCATGGTCGAAAATCAGGTCTTCGAACGCCTTAGCAGAATCATGACCCGCATTAGGTATGACGCAGAGCGATCGACCCCTGGATTTTGTCCGCCGGCCCAATCTTTGGCGCCTTTTGGAGGCGTGCAGATTATTGTTGTCGGCGACTTTTGTCAATTGCCCCCAGTGAAGCCGTTTGGGAACTGCTTGGCTTGTGGCACACCGATGGTCCGCACAGGGACCTCAACGACGGGCATCTGGTACACTTGTCCTAAAGACGACGAGCACGGCGTCTTCCGGGAGGAGGACAAGTGGGCATTCAAGGCCCCGGAATGGGAGGAGTGCAAATTCATATACGTGCAGCTGACCAAGATCCATCGGCAGCAGGATGAAGAGTTTGTCAGGATTCTTCAGAAGTGCCGGCTGGGCGAGGACCTTGAGGCGGCCGACAGGAgactcctcctccgacaccCGAGCGAGGTCGAGAATGGAACTCGGCTATACAGCCATCGGACTTATGTCGACGAGCACAACAAAGAGGAATTTGCAAAGCTCAAAGGCAGGGTGCGAGAGTACTGGGCTCTTGACCAGTTCCGCTCCCGCTACGGCTACGGATCTGACGAAGGAGCACATGGCGAAATTGAGGATGTGGGCGACCCGTCTAGGGACGCGATCGCTGAAGAAGAACTTGAAAAGCACACG ATATATGACGATCCTACAGGTCGAGCGCCGACTTCACGGAAACAGTTGGTGTCTCTTGGAGATCACCGCTACCATCACTGCTTGGCGCTCAAGCTTCGCATGCCTGTCATCTTGCTCTCCAAT ATCAACTTGGAGGCAGGACTATGTAACGGTAGCCAGGGCGTCATTTGCGGATTTGTGCCGGCCTCCGGGCCGAAAAGTTTGACAGAGCCACAGAAGAGCGACTACAAATTAGATGAAGACGCATACCAGGCCGCCCTGGAAAAATACAAAAGGTCATTGACGGCACCCCGGTTAGAGACTTTTGGAGAGCCACAGAGGAAAAACtacgaagatgacgaagatggctTCCAATCCGCCAAGCAGAGATATGATCAGAATCAGGTCTACCTGGAAAACAACGGACGCGAACTCCTTC TCCCCGAGGTCAGGTTCGCCAACGGCCTGCGCCGCGTCATCGGTCCAGACACCACCGTCAACTGGGTCGGCACGAAGTCCCCCTACAGTTTCCTGTCGCGGACGCAGATCCCCCTGGTTCCGGGCTGGGCCTTGACCATCCACAAGAGCCAGAGCCTGTCCCTGGACCGCGTCATCGTCAAGCTagccgccgtcttcgagaaGGGGCAGGCCTACGTGGCGCTGAGCCGAGCGCGGTCTCTCCGGGGCCTCAGGATAGATGAAACCAACGAGGCGGAGCTGGTGAAGGGCCTCCAACTCGATGCGGAGGTGAGGAGGTTCTTGCAGGCGTTCAACGATAGGATCGCGTTGCAAGACTCGGTCGCGAGCACAACGTCGATTGTCCGTGAACTCTCGCCGGACTTGCCGGGATCGCCGGAGACGTTTTGA